One genomic window of Gracilinema caldarium DSM 7334 includes the following:
- a CDS encoding HD domain-containing protein produces MASMDYRLVAVVEIGSTGIRLIVAELSPTGDWHVVDRSGKPVALGRDVFTRGSISRESMLASMVVLQNYRELLNGWGIDDRDIHVIATSALREARNRDMFIDRVYLQTGFRILVVEGIEENRLMYLAVRFALKDDRPQFSRCNSVIIEVGGGSTELMLLRRGKMVAAHSLRLGTILVDQQVRQAMGSNLYLQRFLTESVNNTCESLNVELDLSHIKLFIVAGSDARLVASRFGIELNKDCWVVDRQVFIDFVDRIKGYSIEECVQKLRIPFAEAEGIIPGLLTYKLFLEKTAATELIVPNASIREGMLINLSQGVDPNLQEEFYSQVIASAINLGKKYRFDEHHSRHVTNLALMLFDALVKIHGLDRRARLLLEVAGLLHDIGMFIRSSGHHKHSQYIVANSEIFGLHQEDLDVISNVVRYHRKAPPNSTHIAFIALQREERILVLKLAAILRVADALDRGHAQRIKEIKVEQREDAIVITVMGSHDLTLERLGLEEKSDMFQDVFGYKVLLL; encoded by the coding sequence ATGGCCAGTATGGACTACCGGTTGGTGGCGGTTGTTGAAATAGGTTCCACCGGCATCCGTCTTATTGTCGCGGAATTAAGTCCCACAGGGGATTGGCATGTGGTAGATAGATCCGGAAAACCTGTCGCCCTAGGCCGCGATGTGTTTACCCGCGGCAGCATATCCCGTGAATCCATGCTTGCCAGCATGGTGGTGCTTCAGAATTACCGGGAACTTTTGAATGGTTGGGGTATTGATGACCGGGATATCCATGTCATAGCTACCAGCGCACTCCGGGAGGCCCGAAATCGGGATATGTTCATTGACCGGGTCTACCTCCAGACTGGTTTCAGGATTCTGGTTGTAGAAGGCATTGAAGAAAACCGGCTTATGTATCTTGCGGTTCGCTTTGCCCTCAAGGATGACCGACCACAGTTTAGTCGTTGTAATTCGGTAATTATTGAGGTTGGCGGCGGTTCAACCGAATTAATGCTGTTGCGGCGGGGAAAAATGGTGGCCGCCCACAGCCTCAGGCTTGGTACTATTCTGGTCGATCAGCAGGTTCGGCAGGCTATGGGGTCTAACCTGTATCTGCAGCGATTTCTTACGGAAAGTGTCAATAATACCTGTGAATCCCTCAATGTAGAACTTGATCTCAGTCATATCAAACTATTTATTGTGGCTGGGTCCGATGCCCGGCTGGTAGCAAGCAGGTTTGGTATTGAATTAAACAAGGACTGCTGGGTCGTTGACCGGCAGGTGTTTATAGATTTTGTCGACCGTATCAAAGGGTATAGTATAGAAGAATGTGTCCAGAAGCTGAGAATTCCCTTTGCAGAAGCAGAAGGAATTATTCCGGGGCTCCTCACCTATAAGCTCTTCCTTGAAAAAACCGCAGCTACAGAACTGATTGTTCCCAATGCATCAATTCGGGAAGGGATGCTCATCAACCTGTCCCAGGGGGTGGACCCGAACCTGCAGGAAGAGTTTTATTCCCAGGTTATTGCTTCAGCCATCAATTTAGGTAAAAAATACCGGTTTGATGAACATCATAGCCGCCATGTGACAAACCTTGCGCTGATGCTTTTCGATGCCCTGGTAAAAATACACGGTTTGGACCGTCGTGCACGACTTCTGTTGGAAGTCGCAGGTCTGCTCCATGATATCGGCATGTTCATCCGCAGTTCGGGGCATCATAAGCATAGTCAGTATATTGTGGCTAATTCTGAGATTTTCGGGTTACATCAGGAAGATCTGGATGTTATTTCCAATGTGGTCCGCTATCATAGGAAGGCGCCTCCCAATTCAACCCATATAGCCTTTATTGCTCTGCAACGGGAGGAGCGTATTCTTGTTTTAAAACTTGCCGCGATTCTCCGTGTCGCCGATGCACTGGATCGGGGTCATGCCCAGCGTATTAAAGAAATAAAAGTAGAACAGCGGGAAGATGCTATCGTGATCACTGTCATGGGTAGTCATGATCTTACCCTGGAACGGCTTGGACTTGAAGAAAAGTCGGATATGTTTCAGGATGTTTTCGGCTATAAAGTACTATTATTGTAG
- a CDS encoding amylo-alpha-1,6-glucosidase, with amino-acid sequence MIKRDFPKIHFYDQDFVDIYDRTWAWIQDSWLSGPEKSPIKGKFFGHPGCTQVTQLEAILSSFFLVYSNRIYQAHPTLDIFYEHQEANGAIRCAYEIATGLPVVSPDNPEGLGLPLFAWAEFNLYHKSANKKRVKEVVPILHRYMAWIDSLYKRPNGLYAVPLAATGMDNAPREGAVYPIDFNTVMAINALYMSALADILNDKESSFQYKRQYFSLKTRINSLMWDPDSGFYYDLDEHERRLSVKTIAGYWPLLAELPNDDKAERLIEKLTDPEYFGTPHPYPTVARNEPSFSEGGDGYRGSVFPHLTFMVIKGLERYQRWDLARECSIRHLYFVLDSMHPEGNHHKGNLWEAYLPLKEGPAQWPGREGFPRANYLSYIALSTICLTIENIIGLSISLPRKTVDWIIPNLEIMGIENLSLKRNMITILSNKSGRGWEIHMESEKLYYFTINILGKKKKTLPIPSGKCSMLIDKL; translated from the coding sequence GTGATAAAGCGTGATTTTCCAAAAATCCACTTCTATGATCAGGATTTTGTAGATATATACGACAGAACGTGGGCTTGGATACAGGACAGCTGGCTTTCAGGGCCGGAAAAGAGCCCTATCAAGGGTAAATTTTTTGGGCATCCCGGTTGTACTCAGGTCACCCAGCTGGAAGCAATTTTATCATCCTTTTTTCTCGTTTACTCAAATAGAATTTATCAGGCTCATCCAACTTTGGATATCTTTTATGAACATCAGGAAGCAAATGGTGCTATTCGTTGTGCCTATGAAATTGCAACGGGCCTGCCCGTCGTAAGCCCTGATAATCCTGAAGGGCTTGGGCTGCCTCTTTTTGCATGGGCAGAATTTAATCTGTACCATAAGTCTGCTAATAAGAAACGGGTAAAAGAAGTAGTTCCTATCTTGCATCGATACATGGCTTGGATTGATTCTTTGTACAAACGACCTAATGGCCTCTATGCGGTTCCTCTCGCTGCAACAGGTATGGATAATGCTCCCCGAGAGGGAGCGGTATACCCTATCGATTTTAATACGGTCATGGCAATTAATGCTCTTTATATGTCTGCTCTGGCGGATATACTTAACGATAAGGAATCTAGTTTTCAATATAAGCGGCAGTATTTCTCATTAAAAACAAGAATTAACTCCCTTATGTGGGATCCTGACTCAGGGTTTTATTACGATTTGGACGAACATGAACGGCGGCTTTCGGTAAAAACAATCGCCGGTTACTGGCCTCTTCTGGCAGAACTGCCGAATGACGATAAGGCTGAACGGCTCATAGAAAAACTTACCGATCCTGAGTATTTCGGTACTCCGCATCCCTATCCGACGGTAGCACGGAATGAACCTTCTTTCAGTGAAGGAGGCGATGGCTACCGGGGATCCGTATTTCCTCATCTAACCTTTATGGTAATTAAGGGACTGGAAAGGTATCAACGTTGGGATCTTGCCCGTGAATGTTCTATCCGGCATCTCTATTTTGTACTCGATTCCATGCATCCTGAAGGGAATCATCATAAGGGGAATCTATGGGAAGCCTATCTCCCCTTAAAGGAAGGGCCTGCCCAATGGCCAGGACGAGAAGGTTTTCCCCGAGCTAATTATTTAAGCTATATTGCCCTTTCTACAATTTGTCTCACCATAGAAAATATCATTGGGCTGTCTATCTCACTTCCCCGTAAGACCGTAGATTGGATCATTCCGAACCTGGAAATTATGGGTATTGAGAACCTATCTCTGAAACGGAACATGATTACCATTCTTTCCAATAAGAGCGGTAGAGGCTGGGAAATTCACATGGAAAGTGAAAAATTATACTATTTTACCATCAATATACTGGGAAAGAAAAAGAAAACCCTCCCCATACCCTCTGGTAAGTGCTCCATGCTTATAGATAAGCTTTAA